One Natronolimnobius sp. AArcel1 DNA window includes the following coding sequences:
- a CDS encoding alpha/beta fold hydrolase, which produces MRHRIFNEDGDEELVFVMGWGNRWTHENVSWLIGKLTDAGYRVHAFELPTNIEDFKADWLEPIAEYVIEFDEEYQLLAHSAGALVAQALDGADNHVYLSPWWGFSERYPDLLLEGVSKVPTTFPCIPVRGMDRDALGQKATDHQLATMPRWLSPAFIREIRHAQEELLAIDHDAVIFCSLRDPVVSLRPIGERVPAEHIVVYSGGHELFSSRARDHYLETLLATLEDGAAVVETDDRSGATDEDEEETVPA; this is translated from the coding sequence ATGAGACACCGCATCTTCAACGAGGACGGTGACGAGGAACTCGTCTTCGTCATGGGCTGGGGTAACCGCTGGACCCACGAGAACGTCAGTTGGCTCATCGGGAAGCTGACCGACGCCGGCTACCGTGTCCATGCGTTCGAACTCCCCACCAACATCGAGGACTTCAAAGCGGACTGGCTCGAGCCCATCGCTGAGTACGTCATCGAGTTCGACGAGGAGTACCAGCTGCTCGCCCACAGCGCGGGCGCGTTAGTCGCCCAAGCCTTGGATGGTGCGGACAACCACGTCTACCTGAGTCCCTGGTGGGGCTTCAGCGAGCGCTATCCCGACCTCCTGCTCGAGGGCGTCTCGAAGGTGCCAACGACGTTCCCGTGTATCCCCGTTCGCGGCATGGATCGCGACGCACTCGGCCAAAAAGCGACGGATCACCAACTCGCGACAATGCCGCGATGGCTCTCGCCCGCGTTCATCCGCGAGATTCGCCACGCCCAGGAGGAACTGCTCGCAATCGACCACGACGCCGTGATCTTCTGCTCGCTTCGCGACCCCGTCGTCAGCCTTCGCCCCATCGGCGAGCGCGTCCCCGCAGAACACATCGTCGTCTACTCCGGCGGCCACGAACTGTTCTCCTCGCGTGCTCGAGACCACTACCTCGAGACGCTGCTTGCAACACTCGAGGACGGCGCTGCGGTCGTCGAAACGGATGACCGCAGCGGAGCCACGGACGAAGACGAAGAGGAGACCGTTCCGGCCTAA
- a CDS encoding TIGR00269 family protein: MDCNRCGEDAVMHAAYSGAHLCADHFRESVEKRVRRRVRRDDLVPQDATPEDPETWVIGLSGGKDSVVLTQILYETFAEDPRIELVGLTIHEGIEGYRDKSVDACVELTDDLEIHHELVSYEDEFGVQMDDVVEDDPENMAACAYCGVFRRDVLERYADELEADLLLTGHNLDDEAQTALMNFLEGDVEQIAKHFDASLGPLSEREDQDEFVPRAKPLRDVPEKEVALYAHLNDLPAHITECPHASEAYRGEIQQLLYGLEENHPGTRHSILSGYEELAGMVATKFSDDGGADLQDCVDCGSTTTRERCRKCSLLEALV, from the coding sequence ATGGATTGCAATCGGTGTGGCGAGGACGCGGTGATGCACGCCGCTTACTCCGGAGCACACCTCTGTGCGGATCACTTCCGCGAGTCGGTCGAAAAACGCGTCCGACGCCGTGTCAGACGAGACGATCTCGTCCCACAGGACGCGACACCCGAGGACCCAGAGACGTGGGTTATCGGCCTCTCCGGTGGGAAAGACAGCGTCGTCCTCACCCAAATTTTGTATGAGACGTTCGCCGAGGACCCCCGCATCGAACTCGTCGGCCTCACGATCCACGAAGGGATCGAGGGCTACCGCGACAAGTCAGTCGACGCCTGCGTCGAACTCACCGACGACCTCGAGATACACCACGAACTCGTCAGCTACGAGGACGAATTCGGCGTCCAGATGGACGATGTCGTCGAGGACGACCCCGAAAACATGGCTGCCTGTGCCTACTGTGGCGTGTTCCGCCGGGACGTCCTCGAGCGCTACGCCGACGAACTCGAGGCCGACCTCCTCTTGACGGGCCACAATCTCGACGACGAAGCCCAGACTGCCCTGATGAACTTCCTCGAGGGCGATGTTGAGCAAATTGCCAAACACTTCGACGCGAGTCTTGGGCCGCTTTCGGAGCGCGAGGACCAAGACGAGTTCGTCCCACGCGCGAAGCCACTCCGGGATGTGCCCGAAAAAGAGGTCGCGCTGTATGCACATCTGAACGATCTGCCCGCTCACATCACCGAATGTCCCCACGCCAGCGAAGCCTACCGGGGCGAAATTCAGCAACTCCTGTACGGCCTCGAGGAGAACCACCCCGGCACCCGTCACTCGATCCTGTCTGGATACGAAGAGCTGGCCGGAATGGTTGCCACCAAATTCAGCGACGACGGCGGCGCAGACTTACAGGACTGCGTCGACTGTGGCTCGACGACGACACGCGAACGTTGTCGGAAGTGCTCGCTGCTCGAGGCACTCGTCTAA
- the ftsZ gene encoding cell division protein FtsZ: MQDIVQDALENAEQEARDMDVDMDDDEFGDPRIVIVGCGGAGNNTVNRLYNIGVEGADTVAINTDKQHLKMIEADTKILVGKSLTSGLGAGGDPSMGERATEMAQGTVKEVLGDADLVFVTAGMGGGTGTGAAPVVSEIAKEQGAIVVGMVSTPFNVERARTVKAEEGLERLREQADSIIVLDNNRLLDYVPNLPIGKAFSVMDQIIAETVKGISETITQPSLINLDYADMSTIMNQGGVAVMLVGETQDKNKTDEVVKDAMNHPLLDVDYRGASGGLVHITGGPDLTLKEAEGIADNITERLEASANVIWGARIQENYKGKVRVMAIMTGVQSAQVLGPTTQKQADKSRASIEGVNDTDFDASNNVESGTNGYGAKSDGGRNEVDKHNGVDVIR; this comes from the coding sequence ATGCAGGATATCGTACAAGACGCCCTCGAAAACGCAGAACAGGAAGCTCGGGATATGGACGTCGATATGGACGACGACGAGTTTGGCGACCCACGGATCGTCATCGTCGGCTGCGGTGGCGCGGGTAACAACACCGTCAACCGTCTGTATAACATCGGCGTCGAAGGCGCTGACACCGTCGCGATCAACACGGACAAACAGCACCTGAAGATGATCGAAGCCGACACGAAGATCCTCGTCGGCAAATCCCTGACCAGCGGACTCGGTGCCGGTGGCGACCCATCGATGGGCGAGCGCGCAACCGAGATGGCACAGGGAACGGTCAAAGAAGTGCTTGGCGACGCGGACCTCGTGTTCGTGACGGCAGGCATGGGTGGCGGGACCGGCACAGGTGCCGCCCCTGTCGTCTCCGAAATTGCGAAAGAACAGGGCGCAATCGTCGTCGGCATGGTCTCGACACCGTTTAACGTCGAGCGCGCACGAACCGTCAAGGCCGAAGAAGGCCTCGAGCGACTGCGCGAGCAGGCTGACTCGATCATCGTTCTGGATAACAACCGACTGCTCGACTACGTCCCGAACCTCCCGATCGGCAAGGCGTTCTCGGTGATGGACCAGATCATCGCCGAAACGGTCAAGGGCATCTCGGAGACGATCACCCAGCCAAGCCTGATCAACCTGGACTATGCGGACATGTCCACGATCATGAATCAGGGTGGCGTCGCGGTGATGCTCGTCGGCGAGACCCAGGACAAGAACAAGACGGACGAAGTCGTCAAAGACGCGATGAACCACCCGCTGTTGGACGTCGACTACCGTGGTGCATCCGGTGGTCTCGTCCACATTACTGGTGGACCGGACCTCACCCTCAAAGAGGCCGAGGGAATTGCGGACAACATCACGGAGCGCCTCGAGGCCTCCGCGAACGTCATCTGGGGTGCCCGGATTCAGGAGAACTACAAGGGCAAGGTCCGCGTCATGGCGATCATGACCGGCGTCCAGAGCGCACAGGTACTCGGCCCAACGACGCAGAAACAGGCCGACAAATCCCGCGCGAGCATCGAAGGCGTCAACGACACGGACTTCGACGCGAGCAACAACGTCGAAAGCGGAACCAACGGCTACGGTGCGAAAAGCGATGGCGGCCGTAACGAAGTCGACAAACACAACGGCGTCGACGTCATCCGATAA
- a CDS encoding ribbon-helix-helix domain-containing protein, which produces MERVTLRIPKQQIEEVEQLVDSGEFPNRSEAIRSAVREMINEEYDGQTEHSRQRTWAKV; this is translated from the coding sequence ATGGAGCGTGTGACACTGCGAATTCCGAAACAGCAGATCGAGGAGGTCGAACAGTTAGTTGATTCGGGCGAGTTCCCGAACCGAAGCGAGGCGATTCGGTCGGCCGTCCGTGAGATGATCAACGAGGAGTACGACGGACAGACCGAACACTCCCGACAGCGTACGTGGGCGAAGGTGTAA
- a CDS encoding zinc ribbon domain-containing protein, whose translation MSKITFRADDALVEDLEALELSKSEAMREALRAYLDGPRGTHSGEASRSSAAQSDVNGAEGEHARNRDHGAVTEDTAIDDIVRERVDELVSERLTALGLDPTDPMNMGSRAHPHANESQDINVTISLADRELDTHQQHDSHAQTRGHVSDTRHASDAHPAVGHDVAGRHHDGPSDTDHTHDQTAGPAHSTSCAQCGESVDEDHVYCPNCGEKASHRLFCECGDEFRSDWAFCPGCGRRTPSADVLESNSRQS comes from the coding sequence ATGAGTAAGATCACGTTTCGCGCCGACGATGCCCTCGTCGAGGACCTCGAGGCGCTCGAGCTCTCCAAAAGCGAAGCGATGCGAGAGGCGCTTCGAGCGTATCTCGACGGGCCACGCGGGACACACTCGGGCGAGGCCAGCAGGTCCAGCGCCGCGCAGAGTGATGTCAACGGGGCCGAGGGTGAGCACGCGCGCAACCGTGATCACGGCGCAGTCACCGAGGACACCGCAATCGATGACATCGTTCGCGAGCGCGTCGATGAGCTGGTTTCGGAGCGACTGACCGCACTCGGACTCGATCCGACGGACCCGATGAACATGGGCTCGCGCGCACACCCACACGCGAATGAGTCCCAAGATATCAACGTGACAATCTCGCTTGCAGACCGTGAACTGGACACGCACCAGCAACACGACTCACATGCACAGACTCGAGGCCACGTGTCTGACACACGCCATGCGAGCGATGCACACCCAGCTGTCGGACACGATGTGGCTGGAAGGCACCACGACGGTCCGTCGGACACCGATCACACCCATGATCAGACCGCCGGACCAGCACACTCGACATCATGTGCACAGTGTGGCGAGTCTGTCGACGAGGACCACGTATACTGCCCGAACTGCGGCGAAAAAGCCTCACACCGGCTGTTCTGTGAGTGCGGGGATGAGTTCCGATCCGATTGGGCATTCTGTCCCGGCTGTGGGCGTCGGACACCCTCAGCGGATGTCCTCGAGTCGAATAGTCGGCAATCGTGA
- a CDS encoding winged helix-turn-helix domain-containing protein, with protein sequence MAPGYESGTGGVYSESSPFVRLFATPSRVKILDLFIRKHYEELTASDVEALADVSQSTFHRNIDELEMLGVIEQTGTTGNTKTFKLNKDSELAKALASAHADILEHATQILDSSQSQATVEIVSSVENSIEQDDQSHRSDRTDKDEVKQQVARAITG encoded by the coding sequence ATGGCACCTGGATACGAGTCGGGAACGGGAGGTGTATATAGCGAGAGTTCGCCGTTTGTCCGACTGTTTGCGACGCCGAGCCGGGTGAAAATCCTAGATCTGTTCATCCGGAAGCACTACGAGGAGCTAACAGCGTCGGACGTCGAAGCGTTAGCCGACGTATCTCAGTCCACATTCCATCGGAACATCGACGAACTTGAGATGCTCGGTGTGATCGAACAAACAGGGACGACCGGAAATACAAAGACGTTCAAACTTAACAAGGATAGCGAACTGGCGAAAGCGCTTGCAAGTGCACATGCTGATATCCTCGAACATGCCACCCAGATCTTAGATTCGTCACAAAGTCAGGCCACCGTCGAGATTGTCTCATCGGTTGAAAACTCAATCGAGCAAGATGATCAAAGTCATCGTTCCGACAGAACCGATAAAGACGAAGTGAAACAGCAAGTGGCCAGGGCAATTACTGGGTGA